From the genome of Papaver somniferum cultivar HN1 chromosome 2, ASM357369v1, whole genome shotgun sequence, one region includes:
- the LOC113353202 gene encoding peroxidase 12-like, whose product MSSSSFLVLAFVVFSAIVSSHDNLSVQAQVNPPPLVKGLSWTFHKTNCPNLEGIIRTELTKIFKKDIGQAAGLLRLHFHDCFVQGCDGSVLLDGSASGPSEKNAPPNLSLRPQAFKIINDLRSRIHKACGRVVSCADITALAARDAVLLSGGPNYQVPLGRRDGLAFATQAATLQNLPPPLANTSALITALAAKKLDTTDLVALSGAHTIGIGNCGSFTSRLYPTQDSTMDKTFAKNLKVTCPKSDTSNTTVLDIRSPNVFDNKYYVDLMNRQGLFTSDQDLYIDARTKPIVTSFAVDQKLFFEKFVLSMIKMGQLNVLTGNQGQIRTNCSARNPTTSSYLSSVVDDIISFV is encoded by the exons atgtcttcttcttcatttcttgtTCTTGCATTTGTTGTTTTTTCTGCAATAGTTAGTTCACATGACAATCTCTCAGTGCAAGCACAAGTAAACCCACCTCCATTAGTAAAGGGTCTATCATGGACATTCCACAAAACAAACTGTCCAAATTTAGAAGGTATCATTAGAACTGAACTCACTAAGATCTTTaaaaaagatattggtcaagctGCAGGTTTGCTTCGTCTCCATTTCCATGACTGTTTTGTTCAG GGCTGTGATGGATCGGTTTTGCTAGATGGATCTGCTAGTGGACCTAGTGAGAAGAATGCACCACCAAATCTCTCACTCAGACCTCAAGCGTTTAAGATCATTAACGATCTACGAAGTCGCATCCACAAAGCCTGTGGCCGTGTCGTCTCCTGTGCTGATATCACTGCCTTGGCTGCTCGTGATGCCGTCTTACTG TCTGGAGGTCCAAACTACCAAGTCCCACTAGGTAGACGCGATGGGCTCGCTTTTGCAACTCAAGCAGCAACACTTCAGAATTTGCCTCCTCCCTTGGCAAATACAAGCGCACTTATCACAGCTCTGGCTGCTAAAAAACTCGACACTACTGATCTCGTAGCACTATCTGGTGCTCACACGATCGGTATCGGAAATTGCGGATCCTTCACTAGTCGATTATACCCTACCCAGGATTCCACCATGGACAAGACCTTCGCTAAAAACCTCAAAGTCACATGCCCAAAATCCGACACTTCCAACACTACAGTACTCGACATTCGGTCACCAAATGTGTTCGATAACAAGTACTATGTGGATCTCATGAACCGTCAAGGTCTCTTCACTTCTGATCAAGATTTGTATATTGATGCAAGAACAAAACCCATTGTGACTAGTTTTGCTGTGGATCAAAAACTGTTTTTCGAGAAGTTCGTGCTCTCAATGATCAAGATGGGTCAGTTAAATGTGTTGACTGGCAACCAAGGACAGATTCGCACCAACTGTTCTGCTCGTAACCCAACCACTTCATCCTACTTGTCCTCAGTGGTTGATGAcataataagttttgtttga